In Deinococcus aerius, the following are encoded in one genomic region:
- the pgm gene encoding phosphoglucomutase (alpha-D-glucose-1,6-bisphosphate-dependent), which yields MTLSDLAGKPAPQSLLTNIPRLVAHYYETRPDPRNAAQRVAFGTSGHRGTSLNGTFNEAHILAVSQAVAEHRAAAGITGPLYMGLDTHALSEPAWITALQVLVANGVRVRAQPGFFTPTPLVSHAILNHNRAGQGGTADGIVITPSHNPPQDGGFKYNPPSGGPADTDVTRAVQNRANAILEGGLSEVKRVSLDDAMAALDPFDFIGPYVSELGEVVDLDVIRQSGVRLGVDPLGGSSLPVWEAIKAQHGLNLTIVNEQVDPRFAFMTVDRDGKIRMDCSSPWAMASLLALKGDYDVAVGNDPDADRHGIVTEGGLMNPNHYLAVMIDYLFQNRPGWNADAGVGKTLVSSALIDRVAAGIGRRLVEVPVGFKYFVEGLLTGSLGFGGEESAGASFLRMNGAPWSTDKDGIIPGLLAAEITAKTGQTPSQRFAALTEQYGATAYDRQDAPANSEQKKVLANLSPDQVTASTLAGDPITAKLTRAPGNGEPIGGLKVTTDSAWFAARPSGTEDVYKIYAESFKGEDHLRQVMEEAREVVAAAFRAGGAA from the coding sequence ATGACCCTCAGCGACCTCGCAGGCAAGCCCGCCCCGCAGAGCCTCCTGACGAACATCCCCCGCCTGGTCGCCCACTACTACGAGACGCGGCCCGACCCCCGGAACGCGGCGCAGCGGGTGGCCTTCGGCACGAGCGGGCACCGGGGGACCAGCCTCAACGGCACCTTCAACGAGGCCCACATCCTCGCCGTGTCGCAGGCGGTCGCCGAACACCGCGCGGCGGCGGGGATCACCGGGCCGCTGTACATGGGGCTGGACACCCACGCCCTCAGCGAGCCTGCCTGGATCACGGCCCTCCAGGTTCTTGTAGCGAATGGGGTGCGGGTGCGTGCCCAGCCGGGCTTTTTCACGCCCACGCCCCTCGTTAGCCACGCAATCCTGAACCACAACCGGGCGGGGCAGGGCGGGACCGCGGACGGCATCGTCATCACGCCCAGCCACAATCCCCCTCAGGACGGCGGCTTCAAGTACAACCCCCCCTCCGGCGGCCCCGCGGACACCGACGTGACGAGGGCCGTGCAGAACCGGGCGAACGCGATCCTGGAGGGCGGGCTGAGCGAGGTTAAAAGGGTCAGCCTCGACGACGCGATGGCCGCCCTCGATCCCTTCGACTTCATCGGGCCGTACGTCTCCGAACTCGGGGAAGTCGTGGACCTCGATGTCATCCGTCAAAGCGGGGTGCGCCTCGGCGTCGATCCGCTCGGCGGGAGCAGCCTGCCCGTCTGGGAGGCGATCAAGGCGCAGCACGGTCTGAACCTCACCATCGTCAATGAGCAGGTGGACCCCCGCTTCGCCTTCATGACGGTGGACCGCGACGGCAAGATCCGCATGGACTGCTCCAGCCCCTGGGCGATGGCGAGCCTCCTGGCCCTCAAGGGCGACTACGACGTGGCCGTGGGCAACGACCCCGACGCCGACCGCCACGGGATCGTGACCGAAGGCGGTCTGATGAACCCCAACCACTACCTCGCGGTCATGATCGACTACCTCTTCCAGAACCGCCCGGGCTGGAACGCGGACGCGGGGGTGGGCAAGACGCTCGTTTCCAGCGCCCTGATCGACCGTGTGGCGGCGGGAATCGGGCGGCGGCTGGTCGAGGTGCCCGTCGGCTTCAAGTATTTCGTGGAGGGGCTGCTCACGGGCTCCCTCGGTTTTGGCGGCGAGGAGTCGGCGGGCGCGAGCTTCCTGCGGATGAACGGCGCCCCGTGGAGCACGGACAAGGACGGCATCATCCCCGGTCTGCTCGCGGCGGAGATCACCGCCAAGACGGGGCAGACGCCCAGCCAACGCTTCGCCGCCCTCACCGAGCAGTACGGCGCGACGGCCTATGACCGCCAGGACGCCCCCGCCAACAGCGAGCAGAAGAAGGTGCTCGCCAACCTCAGCCCCGATCAGGTCACCGCCTCCACCCTGGCGGGCGACCCCATCACCGCCAAGCTCACCCGCGCGCCCGGCAATGGCGAGCCCATCGGCGGCCTGAAGGTCACGACCGACTCCGCCTGGTTCGCCGCCCGGCCCAGCGGCACCGAGGACGTGTACAAGATCTACGCGGAAAGCTTCAAGGGCGAGGATCACCTGCGGCAGGTCATGGAGGAGGCCCGCGAGGTCGTCGCGGCGGCCTTCAGGGCGGGAGGGGCGGCGTGA
- the glpX gene encoding class II fructose-bisphosphatase, with protein sequence MTGKGKGQGTQARTGSFEHALVLETARVTEGAALAASRWVGMGDKNAVDGAGTEAMRELLNSLDIRGRVVIGEGEMDEAPMLYIGEELGQGQYEVDIAVDPVEGTSVTAKGLPNGLAVIALSERGGLMHAPDCYMDKLVVPPPAAGRVNLDWPVEANLSVLAQSLERDVEDLLVTILDRERHADLIRRVRQAGARVKLIGDGDVVASLAVGVRGTGVHALMGSGGAPEGVLSAAAMKCLGAEIQGRFIAEDDAMRERFVSMGVDEHKIYKTDELAPGSQIVFSATGITYGELLSGVRRFGGGARTHTLVMGYASRVVRFIDTVHLEDDGARVTIRV encoded by the coding sequence ATGACGGGCAAAGGCAAGGGGCAGGGCACGCAGGCGAGGACGGGCAGTTTCGAGCACGCGCTGGTGCTGGAGACGGCGCGGGTGACCGAGGGGGCGGCGCTGGCGGCGAGCCGCTGGGTGGGCATGGGCGACAAGAACGCGGTGGACGGGGCGGGCACCGAGGCCATGCGTGAGTTGCTGAACTCGCTCGACATCCGTGGCCGGGTCGTGATCGGCGAGGGCGAGATGGACGAGGCGCCCATGCTGTACATCGGCGAGGAGCTGGGGCAGGGGCAGTACGAGGTGGACATCGCGGTGGACCCGGTGGAGGGGACGAGCGTGACCGCCAAGGGGTTGCCCAATGGCCTGGCCGTCATCGCCCTCTCCGAGCGGGGAGGCCTGATGCACGCGCCCGACTGCTACATGGACAAGCTCGTCGTGCCGCCCCCCGCCGCCGGACGGGTGAACCTCGACTGGCCGGTGGAGGCCAACCTCAGCGTCCTCGCGCAGAGCCTGGAGCGGGACGTGGAGGACCTGCTGGTCACGATCCTCGACCGCGAGCGGCACGCGGACCTGATCCGCCGGGTGCGGCAGGCCGGGGCGCGCGTGAAGCTGATCGGGGACGGGGACGTGGTGGCGAGCCTCGCGGTCGGGGTGCGCGGCACCGGGGTCCACGCGCTGATGGGCTCGGGCGGGGCGCCGGAGGGTGTGCTCTCGGCAGCGGCGATGAAATGCCTCGGCGCCGAGATTCAGGGCCGCTTCATCGCCGAGGACGACGCGATGCGCGAGCGGTTCGTGTCGATGGGCGTGGACGAGCACAAGATTTACAAGACGGACGAACTCGCCCCCGGGAGCCAGATCGTGTTCAGCGCGACGGGCATTACGTATGGCGAGTTGCTGAGCGGCGTGAGGCGCTTCGGCGGCGGGGCGCGCACGCACA